DNA sequence from the Limibacillus sp. genome:
TATGGACTGCACGTGGACAAAGCCTTGATGGGCAAGGACTCGAACATTCGCAGCGACGTTTCGGTGACGGTCTTCCTGTCTCCACCCGACGGGTACGAAGGCGGGGAGCTTTACATCGAGAGCCCCTTCGGCCCGCAGGAAGTGAAGCTGCCCGCGGGCAGCGCGGTCTGCTACCCCTCCTCCACGCTGCACCGGGTGAACCCGGTCGTGAAAGGCGAACGCCTGGCGGCCGTCACCTGGGTGCAGAGCCATCTGCGTTCCGCCGAGGACCGTGAGTTGGTGAGCGACGTTGAGTTGATCTTCGAAAAGCTGAAGGTGACCTGTCCCGAGGCTGTGG
Encoded proteins:
- a CDS encoding Fe2+-dependent dioxygenase, whose translation is MLTIIPDLLSPSDRKRIVSRLAEAAYVDGKSTARGRAREVKQNLQLDKKQFDEGAALAKEIQDALKAHPEFKRAVRPRHIRPPLFSRYLPGMQYGLHVDKALMGKDSNIRSDVSVTVFLSPPDGYEGGELYIESPFGPQEVKLPAGSAVCYPSSTLHRVNPVVKGERLAAVTWVQSHLRSAEDRELVSDVELIFEKLKVTCPEAVETDLAQKTLANLLRRLAEA